One region of Syntrophobacterales bacterium genomic DNA includes:
- a CDS encoding 2-hydroxyacyl-CoA dehydratase → MAEQDEGKERRKIKAAAKMKEIMTSYYIDAKTAGQTGKKVAWITSGGPVEPLIAMDIIPVYPENHGAMIGASKMGVELCRKAEEMGYSSDLCSYARSDIGCAPINGGPIGGLPEPDMLVCCNNICGTVLKWYEVQARYFNIPLFILDTPFTHVDFSAEAKKYVKSQILEYIEFLENATGKRFDYDRMQEVGKLSLEGQRLWQAVLDMAVNRPSPLSAFDAFFHLALIVTLRGTRQTVDYYKILLEEMQERVAQQIGAVAEEKYRLLWDNLPIWYRMKWLSEKFASAGACLVADTYTTAWCGSMKYIKEDDFIETMAEGYSRIYLNIGVDQMAEQVIAMAEKYNVDGIVMHSNRSCKPYSFGQYDIQRIVGEKMGIPTLMIEADMVDERSFSESQVETRIEAFIEVLQGKK, encoded by the coding sequence GTGGCGGAGCAAGACGAGGGCAAAGAGAGAAGAAAGATCAAGGCGGCGGCGAAGATGAAGGAGATCATGACCTCCTACTACATCGACGCAAAAACCGCCGGACAGACCGGCAAGAAGGTCGCCTGGATAACGAGCGGCGGCCCGGTGGAGCCGCTGATTGCGATGGACATCATTCCGGTTTATCCGGAGAACCACGGGGCGATGATCGGGGCCTCGAAGATGGGCGTCGAGCTCTGCCGGAAGGCGGAGGAGATGGGCTATTCAAGCGATCTGTGTTCCTACGCCCGTTCCGATATCGGCTGCGCCCCGATCAACGGCGGCCCGATCGGCGGACTCCCGGAACCGGATATGCTGGTCTGCTGCAACAACATCTGCGGCACGGTTCTGAAGTGGTATGAGGTGCAGGCCCGCTATTTCAATATTCCGCTGTTTATCCTCGATACCCCCTTTACCCATGTCGATTTTTCCGCTGAAGCAAAGAAATATGTAAAAAGTCAGATACTTGAATATATAGAGTTTCTGGAAAATGCGACCGGCAAGAGATTCGATTACGACCGGATGCAGGAGGTGGGGAAGCTCTCCCTGGAGGGACAGCGCCTCTGGCAGGCCGTGCTCGATATGGCGGTGAATCGTCCGTCGCCGCTGAGCGCCTTTGACGCCTTTTTTCATCTGGCCCTGATCGTAACGCTTCGGGGAACAAGGCAGACGGTAGATTACTACAAAATCCTGCTCGAGGAGATGCAGGAGCGAGTAGCGCAGCAGATCGGCGCGGTAGCCGAAGAAAAATACCGTCTCCTCTGGGACAACCTCCCGATCTGGTACCGGATGAAATGGCTTTCTGAAAAATTCGCCTCTGCCGGCGCGTGTCTGGTCGCCGATACCTACACCACCGCCTGGTGCGGCTCGATGAAGTATATAAAAGAAGACGATTTTATTGAGACAATGGCCGAAGGCTACAGCCGGATCTACCTGAATATCGGCGTCGATCAGATGGCGGAGCAGGTAATCGCGATGGCCGAAAAATACAATGTCGATGGAATCGTCATGCACTCCAACCGGAGCTGCAAGCCCTACTCCTTCGGCCAGTACGATATCCAGAGGATCGTAGGCGAGAAAATGGGTATTCCCACGCTGAT
- a CDS encoding 2-hydroxyacyl-CoA dehydratase family protein, with amino-acid sequence MKLSEELLLIAKDPYGYAETLKAEKKIVGTLCSYTPEEIIIATGAHPFRLFGSGQKARLADAHLQSYCCSLARGVLEDALSGRLDFLEGIVFAHTCDTMQRLSDICRINKDGFFHLDLILPAKLNTESARSYFRDVLEIFRKDLGAKLGVEIADSDLRKAISAMNRIRKSFTRIYELINKNPSIINGEELYILNRAAMIMDKKRLADLVEDAVVQLSSDSREAPDAGAPLPKRIFLEGGVCNYPDIYNIIEEAGGAIAGDNLCTGFRYFNGPVDEDNPDPLMAIADRYMKRIVCPAKHAGIADRGERLVEMVVEKRAQGVIFFFLKFCDPHAFDYPYLQQVLEKAGIPSLMLEVDDPLQAGGQLQTRVEAFIEMI; translated from the coding sequence ATGAAGCTAAGCGAAGAGCTTCTGCTTATTGCAAAAGACCCCTATGGTTATGCCGAAACGCTGAAAGCTGAAAAGAAGATTGTCGGCACTTTATGCTCATATACGCCGGAAGAAATAATCATCGCCACAGGGGCTCACCCGTTTCGTCTTTTCGGCTCCGGACAGAAGGCGCGCCTGGCCGACGCCCATCTTCAGTCCTATTGTTGTTCTCTGGCCAGGGGAGTGTTGGAAGATGCACTGTCCGGAAGGCTTGATTTTTTGGAAGGGATTGTTTTTGCGCATACTTGCGACACAATGCAGCGGCTCTCGGATATCTGCCGGATCAACAAGGACGGTTTTTTTCATTTGGATTTGATTCTGCCGGCGAAACTGAATACCGAAAGCGCCCGCAGCTATTTCCGGGATGTTTTGGAGATCTTCAGGAAAGATTTGGGGGCAAAGCTCGGAGTGGAGATTGCCGATAGCGACCTGCGCAAAGCGATCAGCGCCATGAACCGGATCCGCAAGTCGTTCACCAGAATCTACGAGCTGATCAACAAGAATCCCTCAATTATAAATGGAGAAGAATTATATATACTTAACCGTGCGGCGATGATTATGGACAAAAAACGGCTTGCGGACCTTGTTGAGGATGCCGTGGTTCAACTATCCTCTGACAGCCGTGAGGCCCCCGACGCCGGCGCCCCCTTGCCAAAGCGGATTTTTCTGGAAGGGGGCGTATGCAATTATCCTGATATATACAATATCATTGAGGAAGCCGGCGGCGCTATTGCAGGCGACAACCTCTGTACCGGGTTCCGCTATTTTAACGGTCCTGTCGATGAGGACAATCCGGATCCGCTCATGGCGATCGCCGACAGGTACATGAAGAGAATTGTCTGCCCGGCAAAGCATGCGGGAATAGCTGATCGGGGGGAGCGTCTGGTGGAGATGGTTGTGGAAAAACGGGCGCAGGGGGTGATTTTCTTTTTTCTGAAATTCTGCGATCCCCATGCCTTCGATTATCCATATCTGCAACAAGTATTGGAAAAAGCAGGCATTCCCAGTTTGATGCTCGAGGTGGACGACCCGCTTCAAGCGGGCGGGCAATTGCAAACAAGGGTTGAGGCGTTCATCGAGATGATTTAG
- the map gene encoding type I methionyl aminopeptidase yields the protein MIIIKNKDDIEKMRKAGKLAAQLLKYIEPSVKEGVSTLFLNDLCQEYTQKHGAISAPLNYHGFPKSICTSVNNVVCHGIPSEKEILKNGDIVNVDVTVILDGYFGDSSRTYVVGDGGEEAKNLVSRTENAMYRGIDEIKPGKFLYEVGRAIEKYISKFGYSIVRDYGGHGIGRDFHEEPYVHHHYTKEDAVRLRQGMTFTVEPMINMGKSYEVVTSREDGWTVTTKDGSLSAQFEHTVLVTEQGVEILTKM from the coding sequence ATGATTATTATTAAAAACAAGGATGATATCGAAAAAATGCGAAAGGCCGGAAAGCTGGCCGCACAGCTCCTCAAGTATATAGAACCATCTGTTAAAGAAGGAGTAAGCACGTTATTTCTGAATGATCTTTGCCAGGAATATACGCAAAAGCACGGGGCGATTTCCGCGCCGCTGAATTATCATGGTTTCCCGAAGAGCATCTGCACCTCGGTGAACAATGTGGTCTGTCATGGAATTCCCTCGGAAAAAGAAATACTTAAGAATGGGGATATCGTTAATGTCGATGTTACCGTCATTCTCGACGGCTATTTCGGGGACTCTTCACGAACCTATGTGGTCGGCGACGGAGGGGAAGAGGCGAAAAATCTTGTTTCCCGCACGGAGAATGCCATGTATCGGGGAATAGACGAGATCAAGCCCGGGAAGTTTCTCTACGAGGTCGGCCGGGCGATTGAAAAATATATCTCCAAGTTCGGCTACAGCATCGTTCGCGATTATGGCGGTCATGGGATTGGCAGGGATTTTCACGAAGAGCCCTATGTGCATCATCACTACACCAAGGAAGATGCGGTGCGGCTGCGGCAGGGGATGACCTTTACCGTCGAGCCGATGATCAATATGGGGAAATCTTACGAGGTTGTCACCTCACGGGAGGACGGCTGGACGGTGACGACAAAAGACGGCAGTCTGAGCGCCCAGTTTGAGCATACCGTGCTTGTTACCGAACAGGGCGTCGAAATTCTTACAAAAATGTAA
- a CDS encoding ABC transporter permease, translating to MKNRQKQQAPHQISHLLAESRLVIHLSGEFGLKTLPVFSSEINNLLENAETIQEIELDFSRVSYFDSAAALAILTIRQSCAARGFAVQLVNFPEKIERIFGVIDQNVLTKPPLKTTVRREGAITRIGGDFLEFVHDTQEFITFFGALLVAVANAVFHPRSVRAKDVLFYMTQAGVNGLPIVGLINLLIGLIIAFMSFLQLRLFGANVYVPALVSFAMVKELGPIMTAILVAGRSGSAFAAEIGTMVVNEEVDALKTMGFDPVAFLAVPKVFALLIAVPILTLYADLFGVIGGLTVGVIGLDMSFNTYITQSLNAVGVFDVVASLIKAAVFAALIAGIGCQRGFLARSGAQDVGKSTTSAVVAAIFMIVVADSFFAIVLYYLR from the coding sequence ATGAAAAACCGTCAGAAACAGCAGGCTCCACATCAAATATCGCATCTCCTTGCCGAATCCCGGCTCGTCATCCATTTGTCGGGTGAATTCGGACTCAAGACCCTGCCTGTCTTTTCCAGTGAGATAAACAATCTGCTGGAAAATGCAGAAACCATTCAGGAAATAGAATTAGATTTTTCCCGCGTCTCCTATTTCGACAGTGCCGCCGCCCTGGCCATTTTGACCATCAGGCAATCCTGCGCGGCAAGGGGCTTCGCTGTTCAACTCGTCAATTTCCCTGAAAAAATAGAAAGAATTTTCGGCGTAATTGACCAGAACGTCCTGACCAAACCCCCACTGAAGACAACGGTAAGACGCGAAGGAGCGATCACCCGGATCGGTGGGGATTTTCTCGAATTTGTACACGATACGCAGGAATTTATTACATTTTTTGGCGCACTGCTGGTTGCCGTGGCTAATGCCGTTTTTCATCCCCGCTCGGTACGCGCCAAAGACGTCCTGTTTTATATGACGCAGGCCGGCGTCAACGGTCTGCCGATTGTCGGTTTGATCAACCTGCTGATCGGGCTCATCATTGCTTTCATGTCTTTCCTGCAACTGCGCCTGTTCGGCGCCAATGTTTACGTCCCGGCGCTTGTCAGTTTCGCGATGGTCAAGGAGCTGGGGCCGATCATGACGGCGATCCTGGTGGCTGGTCGTTCCGGCTCCGCGTTTGCCGCCGAAATCGGGACAATGGTCGTCAATGAAGAGGTGGACGCACTGAAAACAATGGGTTTCGATCCAGTGGCATTCCTGGCCGTTCCGAAAGTTTTCGCCTTGCTGATCGCGGTCCCCATCCTGACCCTGTACGCCGATCTGTTCGGCGTCATCGGCGGCTTGACCGTCGGCGTAATCGGCCTTGACATGTCGTTTAATACGTATATTACACAATCACTGAATGCCGTCGGCGTTTTTGACGTCGTTGCCAGCCTGATCAAGGCGGCGGTTTTCGCGGCGCTCATTGCCGGAATTGGCTGCCAGCGGGGGTTTCTGGCCCGTTCCGGAGCGCAGGATGTCGGCAAGTCCACAACATCCGCGGTCGTAGCCGCCATCTTTATGATCGTAGTCGCTGATTCCTTTTTTGCCATTGTGCTGTACTATCTAAGATAA
- a CDS encoding ATP-binding cassette domain-containing protein: MENSSIITVENLTARFGDNIVFADVSFQVKKGEVLVIAGESGCGKSTLLKIMIGLHRPASGRVLFRGEDIRGADEQELNLYRRSIGVLFQSSALFSSMTLSENIALPLREYTDLDDGTIDLLVKMKLGMVNLAGYENHYPAELSGGMKKRAGIARAMALDPTVLFFDELSAGLDPVTAAELDNLIIKTNEALGTTMVIVTHELESIFKISHRIIMLSKAAGGIIAEGSPADMKEHSTDPLVRNFFWRQAPGALLQESSYGQ, from the coding sequence ATGGAAAACAGCTCAATAATTACGGTGGAAAATCTGACCGCCCGGTTCGGCGACAACATCGTCTTTGCTGACGTCAGCTTTCAGGTAAAAAAAGGAGAAGTACTTGTTATTGCAGGAGAAAGTGGCTGCGGTAAATCCACGCTGCTGAAAATAATGATCGGACTGCACAGGCCCGCCTCGGGAAGGGTTCTGTTTCGGGGTGAGGACATCAGGGGCGCGGATGAGCAGGAATTAAACCTATACCGGCGCAGTATCGGTGTCCTTTTCCAATCTTCCGCCCTGTTCAGCTCCATGACGCTCAGCGAAAATATCGCCCTGCCGCTCCGGGAATACACCGATCTCGACGACGGGACCATTGACCTGCTGGTCAAAATGAAACTGGGGATGGTAAATCTGGCCGGATACGAAAATCACTATCCGGCGGAACTGTCGGGGGGGATGAAAAAACGGGCCGGCATCGCCAGGGCAATGGCGCTTGACCCAACTGTACTTTTTTTTGACGAACTGTCGGCGGGGCTGGACCCGGTTACCGCTGCCGAACTCGATAATCTGATTATCAAAACCAATGAAGCGCTGGGGACGACAATGGTTATCGTCACCCACGAATTGGAATCCATCTTCAAAATTTCCCATCGCATCATCATGTTGAGCAAGGCGGCGGGAGGCATCATCGCAGAGGGGAGTCCCGCCGACATGAAGGAACACTCGACAGACCCCCTGGTTCGTAATTTCTTTTGGAGGCAGGCGCCCGGGGCGTTGCTTCAGGAGAGTTCTTATGGCCAGTAA
- a CDS encoding MCE family protein: MASKNKKFITGLFVLSGLLIGAIAIIWLGASDMFLKGALYNVYFDESVQGLQVDSTVKYRGVEIGKVKSIKVAPDNMLIEVVMKIDLSSDLQKNTYAQLRTAGITGIVFIELDRISPEIVVNFRNVPFVSDHPVIPSRRSETSRFLSDANTILQNIKAIDFKGVSEQIKDSARSLEVFMTDKRLTRIIANLESASLILDRSAARIKEKIDAFETESVRRDIAATLAETRVLIKSARQEIEAMQLPRQAAIAGEAIEAIDKSSRAIALKLQDSSENLRTASESLKGLAESLKNNPSELIFGRPGPPRKPLE, encoded by the coding sequence ATGGCCAGTAAGAATAAAAAATTCATCACCGGGCTTTTCGTTCTGAGCGGTTTATTGATCGGCGCAATTGCCATCATCTGGCTCGGCGCGTCGGATATGTTCCTGAAGGGGGCGCTTTACAACGTTTATTTTGACGAATCGGTACAGGGGCTGCAGGTGGATTCGACGGTCAAATACCGGGGCGTGGAAATCGGCAAGGTCAAAAGCATAAAAGTCGCGCCCGACAACATGCTGATTGAAGTCGTCATGAAGATCGATCTGTCCAGCGATTTACAGAAAAACACCTATGCCCAGTTGCGAACGGCCGGCATTACCGGAATCGTCTTCATTGAACTGGATCGGATCAGCCCGGAGATCGTTGTTAACTTCCGGAATGTTCCCTTCGTTTCCGACCATCCCGTCATCCCGTCGCGCCGCTCGGAAACCAGCCGGTTTTTGTCCGATGCCAACACCATCCTGCAAAATATTAAAGCTATTGATTTTAAAGGTGTATCTGAACAAATCAAGGATTCCGCCCGTTCGCTTGAGGTTTTCATGACCGACAAGCGTCTGACCAGAATAATCGCCAATCTGGAATCCGCCTCCCTCATCCTTGACCGCTCCGCCGCCAGGATAAAAGAAAAAATTGACGCATTCGAGACGGAAAGCGTCCGGAGAGATATCGCCGCCACCCTTGCCGAAACGCGCGTTCTGATCAAAAGCGCCAGGCAGGAGATCGAAGCAATGCAGCTTCCCCGGCAGGCGGCAATAGCGGGCGAGGCTATCGAGGCGATAGATAAGAGCTCAAGGGCGATCGCCCTGAAGCTGCAGGATTCGTCAGAAAACCTGCGGACGGCCTCCGAATCC